One Acidimicrobiales bacterium genomic window carries:
- a CDS encoding chaplin family protein gives MHILVEKLARTALLAAGLLLVVGVAPAQAQDAPSGSSSDGVLAGNVVNVDLDVPVTICGLLSALFGTGVNGCTTLPISIGSDAAGSGAQGDGVVSGNALTLDADIPISLGGPGATTCQPNCAPTTCCVPPTTCCVPPTTCYCTTTSTSTSTTTSSSTTSSSTSTPSSSVPPSTAPPSVRHLPVTGGDLGHQLPIGAGLVGAGALFVWVSRRRMARID, from the coding sequence GTGCACATCTTGGTCGAGAAGCTGGCAAGGACAGCGCTTCTTGCGGCAGGGCTGCTGCTGGTCGTCGGCGTAGCTCCTGCCCAGGCCCAGGACGCTCCGTCCGGGTCGTCGAGTGACGGCGTGCTCGCGGGGAACGTGGTGAACGTCGACCTCGACGTGCCCGTCACGATCTGCGGGCTGCTCAGCGCCCTGTTCGGCACCGGCGTCAACGGCTGCACCACGCTGCCCATCTCCATCGGCAGCGACGCCGCCGGTTCCGGGGCGCAGGGCGACGGCGTGGTGTCGGGCAACGCGTTGACCCTCGACGCCGACATCCCCATCAGCCTCGGTGGCCCGGGGGCCACAACGTGCCAGCCGAACTGCGCGCCGACCACCTGCTGCGTCCCGCCGACCACGTGCTGCGTCCCCCCGACCACCTGCTACTGCACCACCACGTCGACGTCCACATCGACGACCACCTCGTCGTCCACCACCAGCTCCTCCACGTCGACGCCGAGCAGCTCGGTGCCGCCGAGCACCGCCCCTCCCAGCGTGCGGCACCTCCCGGTCACCGGTGGCGACCTGGGGCACCAGCTGCCGATCGGTGCCGGGCTCGTCGGCGCCGGTGCGCTGTTCGTGTGGGTGTCGCGCCGCCGGATGGCCCGGATCGACTGA